A DNA window from Drosophila virilis strain 15010-1051.87 chromosome 4, Dvir_AGI_RSII-ME, whole genome shotgun sequence contains the following coding sequences:
- the Sardh gene encoding sarcosine dehydrogenase, mitochondrial gives MWRTGIAQQAARQDLWRVLGRNKSRSLAPAPTLPQSADVVVIGGGSAGCHTLYHLAKRGVRAVLLERAQLTAGTTWHTAGLLWRLRPSDVDIQLLANSRNMLRQLEAETGLDPGWIQNGGIFIAHNETRLDEYRRLATVGAALGIENEILSPEETQKLFPLLDPKAFIGALYSPGDGVMDPAMLCTALRRAATNNGAQVIENCDVQEILVEQGTRGKKVVGVATPYGNIRTDTVVNATGVWGRDLVARHGTHLPLLPMKHAYIVSESIPGVRGLPNIRDHDYSTYFRIQGDAICMGGYEPNPILLEPVAKDFHFGLYELDWSVFETHVEGAQKLCPAYAKYGVKSTVCGPESFTPDHKPLMGPDPVVSGLMHNCGFNSAGMMFGGGCGEQTALWIINGQPDVPMFSFDLRRFTQEQGRATKWIQEKSHESYVKNYSMVFKYDQPLAGRDFQKDPLHEEMLQCNAFMEEKQGWERPGFFLKSSVDSAPVLPYDWYGSYDHPRHKDSNYERVLEGDLKYSSFSEYHDLIGAEAHACRNNAVVFNMSYFSKLLLEGPQAQLAADWLFSANTNRDPTKTVYTCALNDAGGVEADVTISRLASGSGQVHDPKFEGQGYYIVAGGASAYYTYSMLLSEMRRKGFDAKLADITADLGVISIQGPNSRQILQPLLDCDLSDEHVPPNSTRLATFKGIGLRLLRVSFVGELGYELHVPKQDCVAVYKALMAAGKAQDLRNAGYRALYSLSSEKGYHLWSYDLRSDDTPLEAGLGFTCRKTGDFRGRAAVAKQRAEGIKKRLVYLTLQQRVPIWGLEGVYRNGEPVGVLRRAEYAYTLGKSLGQAYISRTDGQTVDVDYLKAGDYEVDILGKRYKADCHLRSPFDPTGQRVLGNYESIMTNKS, from the exons ATGTGGCGCACAGGCATCGCACAGCAAGCAGCTCGCCAGGATTTGTGGCGCGTTTTGGGGCGCAACAAGAGCAGGAGCTTGGCCCCAGCGCCAACGCTGCCCCAGTCGGCGGATGTGGTGGTGATTGGCGGCGGCTCGGCTGGCTGTCACACGCTCTACCATCTGGCCAAGCGGGGCGTAAGGGCGGTGCTGCTGGAGCGAGCACAGCTGACGGCGGGCACAACCTGGCACACGGCGGGACTGCTCTGGCGTCTGCGACCCAGCGATGTGGACATACAGCTGCTGGCCAACTCGCGGAATATGTTGCGTCAGCTGGAGGCCGAGACGGGCCTAGACCCTGGCTGGATACAGAACGGTGGCATCTTCATAGCGCACAATGAGACACGCCTGGATGAGTACCGTCGCCTGGCAACTGTCGGCGCAGCTCTGGGCATTGAGAACGAGATACTCTCGCCCGAGGAGACACAGAAACTGTTTCCCCTGCTCGATCCCAAGGCATTTATTGGCGCACTCTACTCTCCCGGCGATGGCGTCATGGATCCGGCAATGCTCTGCACTGCTTTGAGACGGGCGGCAACCAACAACGGCGCCCAGGTGATCGAGAACTGTGATGTACAGGAGATTCTTGTCGAGCAGGGCACACGTGGTAAAAaggttgtgggcgtggccacgCCCTATGGCAACATACGCACCGATACTGTGGTGAATGCCACTGGCGTCTGGGGTCGCGATCTGGTGGCTCGACATGGTACACacctgccgctgctgcccaTGAAGCATGCATACATTGTCTCCGAGTCGATACCGGGTGTTCGCGGTCTCCCCAATATACGGGATCACGATTATTCCACATACTTCCGCATACAAGGCGATGCCATCTGCATGGGCGGTTACGAGCCGAATCCCATACTGCTGGAGCCCGTGGCGAAGGACTTTCACTTTGGCCTCTACGAGCTGGACTGGTCGGTCTTTGAGACGCATGTGGAGGGCGCGCAGAAACTATGTCCTGCCTATGCTAAATACGGTGTTAAGAGCACCGTTTGCGGACCGGAGTCCTTTACGCCGGACCACAAGCCACTTATGGGTCCGGATCCAGTGGTGTCTGGCCTCATGCACAACTGTGGCTTCAACTCGGCTGGCATGATGTTCGGTGGTGGCTGTGGCGAGCAAACGGCTCTGTGGATCATCAATGGCCAGCCGGATGTGCCCATGTTTAGCTTTGATCTGCGACGCTTCACACAGGAACAAGGCCGCGCCACCAAGTGGATACAGGAGAAGTCACACGAGAGCTATGTGAAGAACTACAGCATGGTCTTCAAGTACGATCAACCGCTGGCCGGGCGTGACTTCCAAAAGGATCCGCTGCACGAAGAGATGCTGCAGTGCAATGCCTTCATGGAGGAGAAGCAGGGCTGGGAGCGACCCGGTTTCTTTCTGAAATCTAGTGTGGACTCTGCACCAGTGCTACCCTATGACTGGTACGGCAGCTATGACCACCCACGACATAAGGACAGCAACTACGAGCGTGTCCTGGAGGGCGATCTAAAGTACAGCAGCTTTTCGGAGTATCACGATCTG ATTGGAGCTGAGGCACATGCCTGTCGCAACAATGCGGTGGTCTTCAACATGAGCTACTTCTCTAAGCTGTTGCTGGAGGGACCACAGGCTCAGCTGGCCGCCGACTGGCTCTTCTCTGCGAACACCAACCGCGATCCCACCAA AACTGTCTACACCTGTGCGCTGAACGATGCTGGTGGCGTGGAGGCGGACGTAACCATAAGCCGTTTGGCATCGGGCTCTGGGCAGGTGCACGATCCCAAGTTCGAGGGTCAGGGATACTATATTGTGGCCGGCGGTGCATCGGCTTATTACACGTACAGCATGCTGCTCAGCGAGATGCGACGCAAGGgctttgatgccaagttggcTGATATCACAGCCGATCTGGGCGTCATTTCTATACAGGGACCAAATAGTCGGCAGATTCTGCAGCCGCTGCTCGACTGCGATCTCTCCGATGAGCATGTGCCGCCAAATAGCACTCGCTTGGCCACCTTCAAGGGAATAGGATTGCGCCTGCTGCGCGTCAGCTTTGTGGGTGAGCTGGGCTATGAGCTTCATGTGCCCAAGCAGGATTGTGTGGCCGTCTACAAGGCGTTGATGGCTGCTGGCAAGGCACAGGATCTCCGTAACGCAGGCTACCGAGCGTTGTATTCCCTCAGCAGCGAGAAGGGCTATCATCTATGGAGCTACGATCTGCGTTCGGATGATACCCCGTTGGAGGCTGGCCTGGGCTTCACCTGCCGCAAGACGGGTGATTTTCGCGGTCGTGCCGCAGTGGCAAAACAACGCGCGGAGGGCATCAAGAAGCGTTTGGTTTACCTCACTCTGCAACAGCGGGTGCCCATTTGGGGCCTCGAAGGGGTTTACCGAAATGGCGAGCCTGTTGGCGTGCTGCGCCGAGCTGAGTACGCATATACGCTGGGAAAATCTCTGGGTCAGGCTTATATATCACGCACTGACGGCCAAACGGTGGATGTGGACTATCTGAAAGCGGGTGACTATGAAGTGGATATTCTGGGCAAGCGCTACAAGGCGGATTGCCATCTGCGCAGCCCCTTTGATCCCACTGGACAACGTGTCCTCGGGAATTACGAATCAATCATGACAAATAAATCTTAA
- the LOC138911292 gene encoding putative gustatory receptor 28a, translating into MWPIWRQLFSPRDAYGAEQTLFLFTYLLGLTPFRLKGQAAGRHFQLSRIGYLNALLQLSFFGYCFLDALVQQQSIVGYFFNSPISQVGDSLQKFIGMTGMFTLFLCCGLRVRLLIRLCDLIAHIDDHLLNVGICFNYGKIMSLRHTQLFLICVVQLAYLASSICMLLYNDVRPSYPVAVAFYVPQVFLLSIVLLFGAILHRCWQHFDALNQVSAHGGLKPLSAPYKLELI; encoded by the coding sequence ATGTGGCCAATTTGGAGGCAGCTGTTCAGTCCACGCGATGCTTATGGCGCTGAGCAAACGCTGTTCCTCTTCACCTATCTGCTGGGTCTGACGCCCTTCCGGCTGAAGGGCCAGGCGGCCGGACGTCATTTTCAGCTGAGTCGCATCGGCTATCTGAATGCTCTGCTACAGTTGAGCTTCTTTGGCTATTGCTTTCTCGATGCTCTCGTCCAGCAGCAAAGCATTGTGGGATATTTCTTTAATTCGCCCATCTCCCAGGTGGGAGACTCACTGCAAAAATTCATTGGCATGACCGGCATGTTCACACTCTTCCTGTGCTGTGGGCTGCGTGTGCGTCTTCTGATTCGACTCTGTGATCTGATCGCCCACATTGATGACCATCTGCTCAATGTGGGCATCTGTTTTAATTATGGCAAGATTATGAGTCTGCGGCACACACAACTATTCCTTATCTGTGTCGTCCAGTTGGCTTATTTGGCCAGCTCCATTTGCATGCTGCTCTATAATGATGTGAGGCCCAGTTACCCGGTCGCCGTTGCGTTCTATGTGCCTCAAGTATTTCTGCTCAGTATTGTTCTGCTCTTTGGAGCTATTCTGCATCGCtgctggcaacattttgacgcACTGAACCAGGTAAGCGCGCACGGAGGACTTAAGCCCCTTTCAGCCCCTTACAAACTTGAacttatataa
- the LOC6628365 gene encoding putative gustatory receptor 28b isoform X1, translating into MDTDKDIGVEIELNTVLQHPLRRRVRRLLSAKQLYECLRPLFRVTYLYGLTSFYISCQDASGQRDIKKSWFAYFNGIVHIVLYSVCYILTINNNCESVASYFFRSRITYFGDLMQIVSGFIGVTVIYLTAIIPKHRLEQCLQKFHTMDVQLHSVGIKIMYSKVLRYSYAVMISMFVVNFGFSWGTFGVLYSSDVTPTLALHFTFMIQHTVIAMAIAMFSCFTYLVEMRLVMVNKVLKNLAHQWDTRSIKAVQKQRSLQCLDSFSMYTIVTKDPVEIIQESMEIHQLICEAAATANKYFTYQLLTIISIAFLIIVFDAYYVLETLLGKSKRESKFKTVEFVTFFSCQMILYLIAIISIVEGSNRAIKKSEKTGGIVHSLLNKTKSPEVRDKLQQFSMQLMHLKINFTAAGLFNIDRTLYFTISGALTTYLIILLQFTSNSPSNESGNGFDCCEAYHNMTNRTI; encoded by the exons ATGGACACGGATAAGGATATCGGTGTAGAAATCGAGCTAAATACCGTGCTGCAACATCCGTTGCGCCGTCGCGTTCGCCGTTTGCTGTCCGCCAAACAGCTGTACGAGTGTCTGCGTCCGCTCTTCCGTGTCACCTATTTGTATGGACTGACATCGTTTTACATCAGCTGCCAGGATGCTTCTGGGCAGAGGGACATCAAGAAGTCGTGGTTCGCATACTTTAATGGCATTGTACATATCGTTTTATATTCCGTCTGCTACATTCTGACCATTAACAACAATTGCGAGTCCGTGGCCAGCTATTTCTTTCGCTCCCGGATCACCTATTTTGGCGACTTGATGCAGATCGTGAGTGGCTTCATTGGCGTCACTGTCATCTATCTGACGGCCATCATACCCAAACACCGTTTGGAGCAGTGCCTGCAAAAGTTCCATACCATGGACGTTCAGCTGCACAGCGTTGGCATCAAGATTATGTATAGCAAGGTGCTACGGTATAGCTATGCGGTCATGATTTCCATGTTTGTTGTGAACTTTGGCTTCTCGTGGGGCACTTTCGGCGTGTTGTACTCATCCGATGTCACTCCGACTCTGGCAttgcattttacatttatgATCCAGCATACAGTCATTGCAATGGCCATTGCCATGTTCTCTTGCTTCACATATCTGGTGGAGATGCGCCTCGTCATGGTTAACAAG GTCCTTAAGAATCTCGCTCATCAGTGGGACACACGCAGCATTAAGGCCGTCCAGAAGCAGCGCTCGCTGCAGTGCTTGGACTCCTTTTCGATGTACACAATTGTCACCAAGGATCCGGTCGAGATAATACAGGAATCCATGGAGATACATCAGTTGATCTGTGAGGCAGCTGCCACGGCAAACAAATACTTTACCTATCAGCTGCTCACGATCATTTCAATTGCATTCTTGATCATCGTCTTCGATGCTTACTATGTGCTTGAGACCCTGCTGGGCAAATCGAAGCGGGAGAGCAAATTCAAGACCGTGGAGTTTGTTACGTTCTTCTCATGCCAAATGATATTGTATTTGATTGCGATCATTTCAATTGTCGAGGGCAGCAATCGGGCCATCAAGAAGAGTGAAAAAACTGGCGGCATTGTGCACTCGCTGCTCAACAAGACGAAGAGCCCGGAGGTCAGAGACAAGCTGCAGCAGTTCTCCATGCAATTGATGCATCTGAAGATCAATTTTACAGCGGCAGGACTCTTTAACATTGATCGCACACTCTACTTTACG ATTAGCGGTGCTTTGACCACCTATCTCATCATTTTGCTGCAGTTCACATCGAATTCACCGAGCAACGAGAGTGGAAATGGATTCGACTGTTGTGAAGCGTATCATAATATGACGAACCGTACAATTTAG
- the LOC26530768 gene encoding hemolymph trypsin inhibitor B, whose protein sequence is MKFTIAVFFACALLEIVLGQRQDPRCLERPSEHGLCYEGHDKWTYYPQINQCKIFTYNGCQGNGNRFESRSDCERYCKR, encoded by the exons atgaaattcacGATTGCAGTTTTTTTTGCGTGTGCCCTCTTAGAAATTGTCTTGGGTCAGCGGCAGGACC CTCGCTGTTTGGAGAGACCTTCAGAACATGGACTTTGCTACGAGGGCCATGACAAGTGGACCTACTATCCGCAAATTAATCAGTGCAAGATCTTCACCTATAATGGATGCCAGGGAAACGGTAATAGGTTCGAATCCCGTTCGGACTGCGAGAGATATTGTAAACGATAG
- the LOC6628365 gene encoding putative gustatory receptor 28b isoform X2: MCTALRRVRKYFISSQVYEALRPLFFLTFLYGLTPFHVVRRKMGESYLKMSCFGIFNIFVYIVLCGFCYISSLRQGESIVGYFFRTEISTIGDRLQIFNGLIAGAVIYASAILKRCKLLGTLTILHSLDTNFSNIGIRVKYSRIFRYSILLLVFKLLILGVYFVGVFQLLVSLGVTPSFCVCMTFFLQHSVVSIAICLFCIIAFSFERRLSIVNQVLKNLAHQWDTRSIKAVQKQRSLQCLDSFSMYTIVTKDPVEIIQESMEIHQLICEAAATANKYFTYQLLTIISIAFLIIVFDAYYVLETLLGKSKRESKFKTVEFVTFFSCQMILYLIAIISIVEGSNRAIKKSEKTGGIVHSLLNKTKSPEVRDKLQQFSMQLMHLKINFTAAGLFNIDRTLYFTISGALTTYLIILLQFTSNSPSNESGNGFDCCEAYHNMTNRTI, translated from the exons ATGTGCACTGCGTTGCGTCGGGTGCGAAAGTATTTCATATCGTCGCAGGTCTATGAGGCACTGCGTCCGCTTTTTTTTCTCACCTTCCTTTACGGTCTGACGCCATTTCATGTGGTCCGCCGCAAGATGGGCGAATCGTATCTGAAGATGTCCTGCTTTGGCAtcttcaacatttttgtttacatcGTGCTGTGCGGCTTCTGCTACATCTCATCGCTGCGCCAGGGCGAGTCAATTGTCGGTTACTTTTTTCGCACAGAGATTTCAACAATTGGCGATCGTTTGCAGATCTTCAATGGACTCATAGCAGGCGCTGTCATCTACGCATCGGCAATATTGAAACGCTGCAAGCTGCTGGGCACATTAACAATTCTCCATAGCCTCGATACGAACTTCTCGAACATTGGGATACGCGTGAAATACTCAAGGATCTTTCGATACTCGATTCTATTGCTCGTCTTTAAGCTGCTCATTCTGGGCGTTTATTTTGTGGGCGTGTTCCAACTGCTCGTCTCACTAGGCGTTACGCCTTCCTTTTGCGTCTGCATGACCTTCTTCTTGCAACATTCGGTGGTCTCCATTGCGATTTGTTTGTTCTGTATTATTGCCTTCAGTTTCGAGCGACGTTTGAGTATCGTAAATCAG GTCCTTAAGAATCTCGCTCATCAGTGGGACACACGCAGCATTAAGGCCGTCCAGAAGCAGCGCTCGCTGCAGTGCTTGGACTCCTTTTCGATGTACACAATTGTCACCAAGGATCCGGTCGAGATAATACAGGAATCCATGGAGATACATCAGTTGATCTGTGAGGCAGCTGCCACGGCAAACAAATACTTTACCTATCAGCTGCTCACGATCATTTCAATTGCATTCTTGATCATCGTCTTCGATGCTTACTATGTGCTTGAGACCCTGCTGGGCAAATCGAAGCGGGAGAGCAAATTCAAGACCGTGGAGTTTGTTACGTTCTTCTCATGCCAAATGATATTGTATTTGATTGCGATCATTTCAATTGTCGAGGGCAGCAATCGGGCCATCAAGAAGAGTGAAAAAACTGGCGGCATTGTGCACTCGCTGCTCAACAAGACGAAGAGCCCGGAGGTCAGAGACAAGCTGCAGCAGTTCTCCATGCAATTGATGCATCTGAAGATCAATTTTACAGCGGCAGGACTCTTTAACATTGATCGCACACTCTACTTTACG ATTAGCGGTGCTTTGACCACCTATCTCATCATTTTGCTGCAGTTCACATCGAATTCACCGAGCAACGAGAGTGGAAATGGATTCGACTGTTGTGAAGCGTATCATAATATGACGAACCGTACAATTTAG
- the LOC116651663 gene encoding putative gustatory receptor 28b → MLRHNSGSPGCWQLALRRIFRAQDFYGSIRLIIGLALVLGITPYYVSRDGCHGERVVRESWYGFANSISRWLLFAYCYAHIHLHRESLIGYFMRNDISQVSTRLHDVAGICAAVVIFIMPLFLRRHLRHAIENLVRIDRRLARLHLPVDYKEVKYQALLVLLLVTALDVSIIIACLVCLAKVDVRPSYQLIFIMIYELITISITICMFCLLARSVQRRLIQLHKVYQDVLIKLLLMLM, encoded by the exons ATGCTACGCCACAATTCAGGGTCGCCGGGCTGCTGGCAGCTCGCCTTGCGACGCATCTTCAGAGCTCAGGATTTCTATGGCAGCATAAGGCTAATTATTGGGCTGGCTCTGGTGCTGGGCATAACGCCGTATTATGTGTCCCGCGACGGTTGCCACGGCGAGCGAGTGGTGCGTGAGTCATGGTACGGATTCGCCAATTCCATCAGCCGCTGGCTGCTTTTCGCCTATTGCTATGCgcacatacatttgcacagaGAATCGCTGATTGGCTACTTTATGCGCAACGACATCTCGCAGGTGAGCACCCGTTTGCACGATGTGGCCGGCATCTGTGCCGCCGTGGTCATCTTTATAATGCCGCTTTTCCTGCGCCGCCATCTGAGGCACGCCATTGAAAATCTGGTCCGCATCGATCGGCGCCTGGCGCGTTTACACTTGCCCGTGGACTACAAAGAGGTTAAGTACCAGGCTCtattggtgctgctgctggtcacCGCCTTGGATGTTAGCATCATAATTGCCTGTCTCGTCTGTCTAGCCAAGGTGGACGTGCGTCCCAGCTATCAGCTGATCTTCATCATGATCTATGAACTGATCAccatatcgataacaatttgTATGTTCTGCCTGCTGGCGCGATCGGTTCAACGCCGTTTAATTCAATTGCATAAG GTTTATCAGGATGTCCTGATCAAACTACTTTTGATGCTTATGTAA
- the Gr28a gene encoding putative gustatory receptor 28a, whose product MALKLLERMSQADNVFQSLRPLTYISLVGLAPFRLNLNADKEVHTSTYSFIAGIVHYLFFVVCFVASISEGDSIIGYFFQTNITKLGDGTLRLTGIIAMSTIFGFAMFKRRRLVSIIQNNIIVDEIFVRLGMKLDYRRILLFTFLISLGIVIFNVIYLCVSYGLLVSATISPSFVTFTAFALPHINISLMVFKFLCTTHLAQSRFSMVNEILQDILDAHIELNSALELSPMHSVVNHQRYPHRLRNLISTPMQRYSVTSIIRQNPEYAIKQVANIHNLLCDICHTIEEYFTYPLLGIIAISFLFILFDDFYILEALLNPKRLDYFEADEFFAFFLTQMMWYIVIIFLIVEASSSTIRHSSFSAAIVHKILNITDETELRDRLFRLSLQLSHRKVRFTAAGLFRLDRTLIFTITGAATCYLIILIQFRSTHHVEDSESNNITDYM is encoded by the exons ATGGCTTTGAAGCTTTTGGAGCGCATGTCGCAGGCGGACAATGTGTTTCAATCGCTGCGCCCGCTCACTTATATATCGCTGGTGGGGCTGGCGCCGTTTCGATTGAACCTAAATGCGGACAAGGAAGTGCACACCTCAACGTACTCCTTTATCGCCGGAATTGTACACTATTTGTTCTTCGTGGTGTGCTTCGTGGCATCTATATCCGAGGGGGATTCCATCATTGGCTACTTTTTTCAGACGAACATAACCAAACTTGGCGATGGCACCTTGCGATTAACAGGTATTATTGCCATGTCCACAATCTTTGGATTCGCCATGTTCAAGCGCCGGCGACTGGTCAGCATCATACAAAACAACATCATTGTGGACGAGATCTTTGTGCGGCTCGGCATGAAGCTGGACTATCGAAGAATTCTTCTATTCACCTTTCTCATCTCCCTGGGCATTGTCATCTTTAACGTTATTTATCTGTGTGTCAGCTATGGATTGTTGGTCAGTGCCACCATCTCACCATCCTTTGTCACCTTTACGGCGTTTGCCCTGCCCCACATCAACATCAGTCTCATGGTCTTCAAGTTTCTGTGCACCACCCACTTGGCCCAGAGCCGTTTTAGTATGGTAAATGAG aTTCTACAGGATATTCTGGATGCCCATATTGAACTGAACAGCGCCTTGGAGCTCTCGCCAATGCACTCGGTGGTGAATCATCAGCGATATCCGCACCGGCTACGCAATTTGATCAGCACACCAATGCAGCGATACAGTGTTACCTCGATTATACGCCAGAATCCAGAGTACGCCATCAAGCAGGTGGCCAACATACACAATCTGCTGTGCGACATTTGCCACACTATCGAGGAGTATTTTACGTATCCGCTGCTCGGCATTATAGCTATATCATTTTTGTTCATACTCTTTGACGACTTTTATATACTGGAGGCACTGTTGAATCCGAAACGGTTGGATTACTTTGAGGCAGACGAGTTCTTTGCCTTCTTTCTGACCCAAATGATGTGGTACATTGTGATCATATTTCTGATCGTGgaggccagcagcagcaccataCGACATAGCAGCTTCAGCGCAGCCATTGTTCACAAGATACTCAACATAACCGATGAAACGGAGCTGCGGGATCGCCTATTTCGCCTGTCCCTGCAGCTGTCCCACAGGAAGGTGAGATTCACTGCCGCAGGATTGTTTCGATTGGATCGCACACTGATATTTACG ATAACTGGCGCTGCCACCTGCTACCTCATTATACTTATACAGTTTCGTTCCACTCATCACGTTGAAGATTCTGAATCTAACAATATTACGGACTATATGTAA